The Triticum aestivum cultivar Chinese Spring chromosome 3A, IWGSC CS RefSeq v2.1, whole genome shotgun sequence genome includes a region encoding these proteins:
- the LOC123062525 gene encoding P-loop NTPase domain-containing protein LPA1, which yields MAEAAPPKLLYIAVADGGGRRAFRYTRPVLQSTLQLMGCKARHAFKISKKVFSVMRSEFLDASRSDRAVKEENAPSLGIGEDANMLSTEIPDASSSSMPFELYKTQTTILISREKFLNIVCDALSSYKYVGPNQKADLLLACRIKEKKESVTVLLCGTSGCGKSTLSSLLGSRLGITTVVSTDSIRHMMRSFADEKQNPLLYASTYHAGEYLDPVAVAKSKAKKLATVSHTNGGKDGTSDVKSHHGSSDLPPRTELIGNKQMAIEGFKVQSEMVIDSLDRLITSWEEQKRSVIVEGVHLSLNFVMGLMKKHPSIIPFMVYIANEEKHMERFAVRAKYMTLDPAKNRYIKYIRNIRAIQEYLCNRADKHLVPKINNTNVDQSVAAIHATVFSCLRRREVGEQLYDLNTNTVSVVDEEYRNQRASNSLGSKGMFQFIQRKGSSRNLMALLNPDGSVTKAWHVDSCDGNANGSRSSDKSVGKVNPSHIGKVESVNLQFGSFGISAWLSDTGGTSHTGSVDDLRADGIETGGRYFSSCCSSPKTSDCASKEHMEDYSVYGSEEEADNPPDAETDEDLTDEERDVHEIEAGSVDEHSTKSDEEYDDLAMQDVMENGNCSDDDDEQAVRFSKRSSPPLDESILGAADGDDAVVEGRYHHNLDFFTISKDMAVTRMPCA from the exons atggcggaggcggcgcCGCCGAAGCTGCTCTACATTgccgtcgccgacggcggcggccggcgggcgtTCCGGTACACGCGCCCCGTCCTGCAGAGCACCCTCCAGCTCATGGGTTGCAAGGCTCGCCACGCCTTCAAG ATTAGCAAGAAAGTATTCAGTGTGATGAGGAGTGAATTCTTGGATGCATCGAGGTCGGATAGGGCTGTCAAAGAAGAAAATGCTCCTAGCCTGGGCATTGGGGAAGATGCTAATATGCTTAGCACAGAAATTCCAGATGCAAGTAGCAGCAGCATGCCCTTCGAATTGTACAAGACACAGACAACAATTCTTATTTCAAGAGAAAAGTTTCTGAATATTGTGTGTGATGCACTCTCTTCTTACAAGTATGTTGGACCAAACCAGAAGGCTGACTTGCTTCTTGCTTGCAG AATTAAGGAGAAAAAGGAATCAGTGACAGTACTCTTGTGTGGGACAAGCGGGTGTGGCAAGTCCACTCTATCATCTTTGTTG GGTAGTAGATTGGGCATTACGACAGTAGTTTCTACTGATTCCATACGCCATATGATGAGAAGCTTTGCGGATGAAAAGCAAAATCCTCTTCTCTATGCATCAACCTACCATGCAGGCGAATACTTGGACCCTGTTGCAGTTGCTAAGTCAAAGGCAAAGAAGCTAGCAACGGTTTCTCATACCAATGGAGGCAAAGATGGCACTTCAGATGTTAAATCTCATCATGGCTCCTCAGATTTACCTCCTAGAACCGAGTTGATTGGCAACAAACAAATGGCAATAGAAGGGTTCAAGGTGCAAAGCGAGATGGTCATTGACAGCCTGGACAGATTAATTACATCATGGGAGGAGCAGAAGCGATCTGTTATTGTTGAAGGAGTTCATTTGAGCCTCAATTTTGTG ATGGGGCTAATGAAGAAACATCCTTCCATAATACCATTTATGGTATACATTGCAAATGAGGAGAAGCACATGGAGCGATTTGCTGTACGTGCAAAGTACATGACATTGGACCCGGCAAAGAACAGATATATCAAGTACATCCGGAATATCCGGGCTATCCAGGAATACCTTTGCAACCGAGCGGACAAGCATCTGGTGCCTAAGATTAACAATACTAATGTTGACCAGAGCGTGGCAGCCATACATGCCACAGTTTTCAGCTGTCTTCGTCGACGAGAAGTTGGGGAGCAGTTGTATGATCTCAACACAAACACTGTTTCTGTGGTGGATGAGGAATACAGGAACCAGCGTGCATCTAACTCCTTGGGTTCCAAGGGCATGTTCCAGTTCATTCAAAGGAAGGGGTCTTCTAGGAATCTGATGGCTCTCCTTAACCCTGATGGTTCAGTCACCAAGGCTTGGCATGTAGATTCATGTGACGGCAATGCCAATGGCAGTAGAAGCAGTGATAAATCAGTAGGAAAGGTTAACCCATCACACATTGGGAAGGTAGAGTCAGTAAATCTCCAATTTGGTTCCTTCGGGATTAGTGCGTGGCTGAGTGATACAGGTGGCACCAGCCATACTGGGAGTGTAGATGACCTGAGGGCTGATGGCATTGAGACAGGCGGTAGATACTTCTCCTCATGCTGCAGCTCGCCAAAGACATCAGATTGCGCATCCAAAGAG CATATGGAGGATTATTCAGTCTATGGTAGtgaagaagaagctgacaacccaCCTGATGCTGAAACTGATGAGGATCTAACTGATGAAGAAAGAGATGTTCATGAG ATTGAAGCGGGCTCGGTCGACGAGCATTCCACCAAGTCTGACGAGGAATACGACGACCTAGCCATGCAGGACGTCATGGAGAACGGTAACTGCTCCGACGATGACGACGAGCAAGCTGTGCGGTTCAGCAAGAGGAGCTCGCCGCCTCTGGATGAGAGCATCCTCGGAGCAGCTGACGGTGATGATGCCGTGGTGGAGGGAAGGTACCACCACAACCTGGACTTCTTCACGATATCCAAGGACATGGCTGTCACGCGGATGCCGTGCGCGTGA
- the LOC123062526 gene encoding 40S ribosomal protein S15a-1 — MVRVSVLNDALKSMYNAEKRGKRQVMIRPSSKVIIKFLIVMQKHGYIGEFEYVDDHRSGKIVVELNGRLNKCGVISPRFDVGVKEIEGWTARLLPSRQFGYIVLTTSAGIMDHEEARRKNVGGKVLGFFY, encoded by the exons ATGGTGAGAGTCAGTGTGCTGAACGATGCTCTCAAGAGCATGTACAACGCTGAGAAGCGTGGGAAGAGGCAGGTCATGATCAGGCCTTCTTCCAAGGTCATTATCAAGTTCCTTATCGTCATGCAGAAGCACG GATACATTGGCGAGTTTGAGTATGTTGATGATCACAGGTCTGGCAAGATCGTGGTCGAATTGAATGGCAGGCTGAACAAGTGTGGTGTCATCAGTCCTCGCTTTGATGTTGGTGTCAAGGAGATTGAGGGATGGACTGCAAGGCTCCTGCCTTCTCGTCAG TTTGGCTACATTGTGCTGACAACTTCTGCTGGGATCATGGACCATGAGGAGGCAAGGCGTAAGAATGTTGGTGGCAAAGTGCTAGGCTTTTTCTACTGA
- the LOC123062524 gene encoding ABC transporter F family member 4, which translates to MSRKNASSSSSAAATSRKNAPSSSSAAGAAGKKEKPLSVSAMLASMDGTAPKSKPAKAAPKPKPSKAPASSYMGGIDLPPSDDEEDEADVAAVAAKPKPARATVDLNALAPSDKDSKKKEKREMMAAAVAEAAKREALRDDRDAFSVVIGARVPGSAAEGDAADGNIKDIVLDNFSVSARGKELLKGASLRISHGRRYGLVGPNGMGKSTLLKLLSWRQVPVPKNIDVLLVEQEIVGDDRSATEAVVAANEELTALRAEQAKLEASNDPDDNDKLAEVYEKLNLCDSDAARARASKILAGLGFDQAMQARSTKSFSGGWRMRISLARALFMQPTLLLLDEPTNHLDLRAVLWLEQYLCSQWKKTLIVVSHDRDFLNTVCNDIIHLHDKSLHVYRGNFDDFESGYEQKRKEMNKKFEVYEKQMKAARKTGSKAAQDKVKDQAMSKAHKEVAKGKGKGKNVANDDDNVKPADLPQKWHDYKVEFHFPEPTLLTPPLLQLIDVGFGYPNRPDFKLSDVDVGIDMGTRVAIVGPNGAGKSTILNLLAGDLNPSEGEARRSQKLRIGRYSQHFVDLLTMEENAVQYLLRLHPDQGGMSKAEAVRGKLGKFGLPGHNHLTPIVKLSGGQKARVVFTSISMSNPHILLLDEPTNHLDMQSIDALADALDEFTGGVVLVSHDSRLISRVCDDEEKSQIWVVEDGTVTKYDGSFEDYKDELMAEIKKEVEE; encoded by the coding sequence atgagtCGCAAaaacgcctcctcgtcctcctcagccgccgccacGAGCCGCAAGAACGCCCCCTCGTCCTCCTCGGCCGCGGGCGCCGCCGGCAAGAAGGAGAAACCCCTCTCCGTGTCGGCCATGCTAGCCTCGATGGACGGCACGGCGCCCAAATCCAAGCCCGCCAAGGCGGCGCCCAAGCCCAAGCCCTCCAAGGCGCCCGCGTCGTCGTACATGGGCGGCATCGACCTGCCCccgtcggacgacgaggaggacgaggccgacgtcgccgccgtcgccgccaagcCCAAGCCGGCTCGCGCCACCGTCGACCTCAACGCCCTCGCGCCCTCGGACAAGGActcgaagaagaaggagaagcgcgAGATGATGGCAGCCGCCGTCGCCGAGGCTGCCAAGCGGGAGGCGCTCCGCGACGACCGCGACGCCTTCTCCGTCGTCATCGGAGCGCGCGTCCCCGGATCCGCCGCTGAGGGCGATGCCGCCGATGGAAACATCAAGGACATCGTGCTCGACAACTTCTCTGTCTCTGCGCGAGGAAAGGAGCTACTCAAGGGCGCCTCCCTCCGGATCTCGCATGGTCGCCGCTATGGTCTAGTGGGGCCCAATGGCATGGGCAAGTCTACCCTCCTGAAGCTGCTCTCCTGGCGGCAGGTGCCTGTGCCCAAGAACATTGATGTCCTGCTTGTGGAGCAGGAGATTGTTGGTGATGACCGCTCGGCAACCGAGGCGGTGGTTGCAGCCAATGAGGAGCTCACGGCGCTCCGGGCTGAGCAGGCAAAGCTTGAGGCCTCTAACGACCCCGATGACAATGACAAGCTTGCCGAGGTATATGAGAAGCTAAATCTATGTGACTCTGATGCTGCACGCGCTCGTGCGTCCAAAATCCTCGCGGGGCTGGGGTTTGATCAGGCAATGCAGGCAAGGTCCACAAAGTCCTTCAGTGGTGGCTGGAGGATGCGCATCTCGCTTGCCCGTGCTCTCTTCATGCAGCCAACATTGCTGCTCCTTGATGAGCCTACCAACCATTTGGACCTCCGAGCTGTGCTTTGGTTGGAGCAGTACTTGTGCTCGCAGTGGAAGAAGACCCTTATTGTTGTCTCCCATGACCGGGACTTCTTGAACACAGTGTGCAATGATATCATTCATTTGCACGATAAGAGTTTGCATGTTTACCGTGGTAATTTTGATGACTTTGAGAGCGGGTATGAGCagaagaggaaggagatgaacaagAAGTTTGAGGTGTATGAAAAGCAAATGAAAGCAGCAAGGAAGACTGGGAGCAAGGCTGCACAAGATAAGGTTAAAGACCAAGCAATGTCAAAGGCCCATAAAGAAGTTgccaaggggaaggggaagggaaaGAATGTGGCAAATGATGATGATAACGTGAAGCCAGCAGATCTGCCACAAAAGTGGCATGACTACAAAGTTGAGTTCCACTTCCCAGAACCCACTTTGCTCACACCACCACTCCTTCAGCTCATTGATGTGGGTTTCGGCTACCCCAACCGTCCGGACTTCAAGTTATCAGATGTTGATGTTGGCATTGACATGGGAACACGTGTTGCCATTGTTGGGCCCAATGGAGCAGGAAAGTCTACTATTCTAAATTTACTTGCTGGTGATCTTAACCCATCCGAAGGAGAGGCAAGAAGGAGCCAGAAGCTGAGGATTGGACGATACTCGCAGCATTTTGTTGACTTGTTGACGATGGAGGAAAATGCAGTTCAGTATTTGCTCAGGCTCCACCCAGACCAGGGAGGAATGAGCAAAGCAGAGGCTGTCCGTGGCAAGCTTGGAAAATTTGGCTTGCCAGGTCACAACCATCTTACTCCCATTGTTAAATTATCTGGTGGTCAGAAGGCCCGTGTTGTGTTCACTTCGATATCAATGTCGAATCCTCACATTCTCCTACTGGATGAGCCTACAAATCACTTGGATATGCAAAGTATTGATGCTTTGGCAGACGCTCTGGATGAATTCACTGGAGGTGTGGTCTTGGTTAGCCATGACTCGCGGTTGATATCTCGAGTTTGTGACGATGAGGAGAAGAGCCAGATATGGGTTGTGGAGGATGGCACGGTGACTAAATATGATGGCtcgtttgaggattacaaggatgAACTAATGGCAGAGATAAAGAAGGAAGTTGAAGAGTAA